From Cucumis melo cultivar AY chromosome 3, USDA_Cmelo_AY_1.0, whole genome shotgun sequence:
GCTCAACATTATGCACATATCCTCTTGAGCTACTCAAGACCCGGTTGACTATTCAGGTACATGCTAAACTAAAACTATATTCGCAACTTTGTGCCCTTTCCTTTCTGATTTGAGATAAATTTATATGAGCTCTGTGAATGTTGTAGAGAGATGCATACAACGGTCTATTTGATGCATTCTTAAAGATACTTAAAGAAGAGGGGCCTGCCGAACTCTACAGAGGCCTTGCCCCTAGTCTCATTGGTGTAATTCCGTATTCTGCGACTAATTATTTTGCATATGACACATTACGGAAAGCCTATCGAAAAATTTGTAAGAAAGAAAGGATTGGAAACATTGAAACCCTTTTGATTGGTTCGGCAGCTGGTGCTTTCTCAAGCAGCGTTACGTTCCCACTCGAAGTAGCACGTAAGCAAATGCAGGTGGGAGCTTTGAGCGGAAGACAAGTTTACAAGAATGTCATCCATGCACTTGTAAGCATATTTGAGAAAGAAGGCATTCCAGGGCTTTTCAGAGGGCTTGGTCCCAGCTGTATGAAGTTGGTTCCTGCTGCCGGGATTTCTTTCATGTGCTACGAGGCATGCAAGAGGATCCTCGTCGAAGACGACGGTGAAGACTGAGGAGTAGACAACTTCTTTATATGGCATGATAGAGCAAGCAATTCGTGCTCTGAACTAGAGAGAGGAAACACagttttgttttctgttttttttttctccctttagCTTTTGTTTTGACCCCACTCCCCCAACTCTTTAACTAGATTTCCGGTGGTTTGCTAAGATTCGGTTCAAGGATCCCCTTAGAAAGGCTAGAGCtggattttcttttttaaactatttatttGGATAATTTCTTATATGATACTGTTCTCATTGTTAGTCAATGCATAAGTACTTGTTCTAGTGGAACATGTCCAGTGTCGTTCCTGGGAGTGATTGGTCGTACCCATGGATGGGATGCCAGGCAACTGAATTTGGCCCGATGTCACGAGTGTAGTCGTCAACCAAGTTCCTACCGACTTCAAATAAAATATGTCCTTCCCAAAGAAAAATGCAGGTGGCTCCAGCAATGAAGTTGCTGGTCAACATTATTGCATGAAATTGAACTTATCGTACCAAAGAAGAACAATTGATGTACATTATCTTACTAAAATCTTTTTCTATCACGAGTTTGTAGATCATTGTTGCAAGGTTGAACAGGCAAATCGATTTATAAACCCTTACTCTGTTTGATCAGTTCTTATAGCAACTTCAATTCCATAGAAGTACAAGAATCTCTATAGACCTCGAGTTAACATGAAAGATTGACAAATTAGCTACTTTCTTCaaatggaaaatgaaaaggaaaaaatgagtataaaaaaacaaaaaaacaagataAATTAAATTACCAAACTTTGGCAGTAACTTATCATCTTTGATCAGAACTGATCAGGTGTAACAAAACACTCTCCTCCCTCTCACTCACCGCTTCTCCTACTTGCCGTTGTGTTCTTCAAAATCTACATTAAGCAATAGAAAAAAGTTttgttaaaaggaaaaaaaaaaagaaaaaaaaaatcaaatttcatCTTATATCGGCCAATGAATTTGGGTCTTTTCATAAAAAGCCCAGCAGCACAAGGCCAACTTAAagttaaagaaaataattatggaATAAATTAATGTTAAATGGAAGGAATGACTAgagtaattaattaaacttaCTTGTCTAAGCATCTGATTCTCATTCTGTAAAGTGGAAAGCCTTTCTTCAAGTTCAGAGTTCTTCTTCTCCAAATCCTTCACCCTTATCTCTAAATCATTCAAATAAGCCTTTTTTCTCTCCCTTGCTTGCTGTGCCGATACTCTATTCCTCAGCAATCTATATccaatattaaataaatagcTTCAACAATCAAAAACCTCAATTCCAAgaaaaaatgcttttttttttctttttttctttttttttcattttgaagtTGAAATCTAAGGATAaacatataaatttaaatttcattttctttcatttaaaacaaaatCTGAAGTTGAGTAAAAAGTAATAAAACATTTCAAAACTAACTTGGTCAAAAACAAAGTTTAtaacctaaaaaaaaaagagaaagaaagttattttataaaataactttaattaaatatctaatagaaatttgttaaaattagaaaaatgagACAAAATAAGAAACTCAAAGGACTGAAAAGTACCAAAACGACACGCGTTTTGCCTCACCTCTTGAGTCTCTTGCTTTCTTTATCAGCCGGACTTCTCCCTCTTTTCCTTTGACCCTCCCGAGAAACTTGAACCCGGTCCGGACCGGCGACCGAACCGGTATCCCTACCGGAAGCCGATGTTCCGGCCGATTCACCGCCTATCTCCGGCACTCTCCGGATCTCCTCATCGCTCTCCATTCCTAAATTTCTCACCCCATTCAGACTCACCAAACATCCATTACACACAAAAttcaaaccaaaaaaaaaaaaaaaaagaaaccccCCTAAATTATATGAATATGTATGAAATCACAAGATAGAAACGATCGGATTTGAGAAAGACAATGAAGATTAACCTTCTTTAACTTCGAGGTGAAGAGCAGAGCTGGAAGATCTTTCACTGCTCGAAGGCAAAGAAC
This genomic window contains:
- the LOC103488299 gene encoding Transcription factor HY5-like; this encodes MQEQATSSAAASSLPSSSERSSSSALHLEVKEGMESDEEIRRVPEIGGESAGTSASGRDTGSVAGPDRVQVSREGQRKRGRSPADKESKRLKRLLRNRVSAQQARERKKAYLNDLEIRVKDLEKKNSELEERLSTLQNENQMLRQILKNTTASRRSGE